GGCATAATAATTTACGGCGTTATAGCGCTCCCATGGTTTATAGCAATCTCTTTAAAAGAAAGTGAATTCTTCTATTTTTTTGTCATAGATCAGCATTTCCTCAGATTTTTTACAGCAAAACATAAGCGAACCGGTTCTCTGTTTTATTTTCTACCGGTTCTGATAGGAGGCATGTTTCCATGGTCGATACTCATACCGAGAAGTATTATAAGCCTCTGGAAAAGGAGTGAAATCAGACTTTTTCTTATATGGAGCGGTATAGTCTTATTATTCTTCAGTGTTTCGAAATCTAAATTACCCCCCTATATTCTACCCGTATTCCCTCCGCTGGCTATTGTTATTGGTTGTTTTTTTGATGATATATGGGACCGGGTAGCAGGAATAACATTAGAGGCTGCTATCTACATAATAATTTTTATTCTGTTCGCAATAGCTCCTTTTCTTTTCTGGAACACTACTGTCATTGGATGGGTATCACAAATATCTACAGAGGCAATATATGTTTTTCAAAGTTTGAAGGTGGTTTTGATATGTGTTTCTATTTTATCTGCCATCATTGTATTTGCCTTATTTTTTCGTAGATTTACTACATATGCTTCCCTTTTTTTGATATTGTCCTCTTTCTCGTTTTTGTTCGTAAGTTTACTGATGGTGCTTAACATAAAAACCATTGATTCACTCAACTCAACGAAGGGGTTGAGCAATACCATTAACCGTAATATTCATGAGGGAGATTTACTTATCAATTATGGGGCATACGATCAAACACTCCCATTTTATACAAGAAGGAATGTTGTAATTGCCGCATATAAAGGCGAACTTGAAATGGGTTCAAAATATAAAGACGCTAAAAATATCTTCATTAGCGAAGATGATTTTATAAAACTTCTTAAATCAGAAAAAAGGGTGTTTTCCGTATTAAAAACAAAGCGTTTAAAGAGACTAACGGAAAAACTTCCTGAAAATATCACAATAATTGATTATCAAAACGAAAGGTGTTTGATTAAAAACCGTTAATATGTTACTATATTCACAAGCAAATTAGTTCTTGTTGACATTTTGCTTTGAGTACGTAATATATCTAACAAGCTGAGGTCAAAATGAGTAACTTCTATGATAAGCTTTCTGTAAGACAATTAAGAAAAGATGATTTGGACGCTATTGTAGAGATAGATACCAAGGTTCTCGGGGAAACAAGGAGAGATTACTGGGTAACTAAAATCATCAAACAGGCCGAAACGAGACCACCGGATGCCTCTCTTGCATCAGAGATTGATGGAAAGGTTGTAGGTTTTATTCTTGGCGAAGTGAGTGGCTGGGAGTTTAAGGTTCCCAATAATATAGGGTGGATTGACACTATAGGCATAGACCCTGATTATCAGAACAGAGGCATCGCAAAGGTTCTCGCAAATGCCGTTATAACAAATTTAAAAAGTTACGGCGTAGATACTATATATACACTTGTTAACTGGAACGATTGGGACCTTCTTCAGTTCTTCCATGCAATGGGATTTTCACGAGGAGATATGATAAACCTCGTTTTAAAAGTCTAATAAAACATACAAATAACCAATAACCAAATTCCAGTCCCCAAACATTTACTAACATTCAAAAAATAAAAAAACCACTTGGTTTGCTTTACTGATTATTGATTTACCGGATTATCCTTTGCTCTCGACAATCTTCAATTTCATTTGAGGGTATACTTTATCGTTCTTCAGATTGTTTGCTGTTCTGAGGCTTGAGATATCTATCCCATATTTGGTTGATATTGAAGAGAGTGTTTCCCCTTTTTTAACGACATGGACTTTTACTGATGGTTTTTCCTTTTTATGTGAATAGCTCACAAGCTTCAGCTTCATGTTAGGGTACACTTTATTGTTCTTCAGGTTGTTCGCTGCCCTGAGGTTTGAGATACCTATACCGTATTTGGTGGATATTGAAGAGAGTGTTTCCCCTTTTTTAACGACATGGTAGGTTTTAGCTTCAAATTTTTCTTGTTTCTCTTGCTTCTCTTGTTTCTCCGTTTTCTCTATACTCGTTTGATTAACAACTTTTACATGTTTTTGTGCTGTTGCCTGTTTTTCGGTTTGTTTTGAAGGCCTCTCTGATTTTTGAGCAATTGCCTCCTTCACTGGCTGACCATTAAACCGTGGTATACTAACAACCATTCCTGGCTTAATCTTCATATCTCCTTCTGCATAATTCACCAGCTGCATATCTTCATAGCTCATTTTAAACTTCTTCAATATCCGGGCTAAGGTATCTCCTTTTTTTACCTTGTACGTTGAATAGCCTGTAATTTTTTTATCACTACTTAATGCAACCTCCAGATTCCTATTAAATTCATTCCTGTCCACGGTCAAGGGTAATTTAACTTCATAACAATCAATATCCGGCGGTGTTATGCCGCGTAGGATTTCGGGGTTAATAGACCTCAAGGTACTTGTATCGAGGGATGCAGATTTTGCTATTGCCGTGAGGGGCGATCCTGCAGGAACTTTCACCTGTGTAAAGCGTATCGGCTGGTCGTATGAGATAGCCCCAAAACCAAATTTTTCAGGGTCTTTCGCAATGATTGCGGCAGCGATCAGTTTCGGTATATATTCCCTCGTTTCCCTTGGAAGGGTATTATATTTAACGATTTCCCAGAAATCATTTGTATTATGCTTTTCCATGGCCCTCTCGACCCTTTTTTCTCCTGAATTATACCCCGCTGCTGCAAGATACCAGCAACCAAACTGGTTAAAAAGGTCTCTTAAATACTTTGTAGCGGCCACAGTCGATTTTTCCGGGTCTCTCCTTTCGTCTATCCAGTAATTTACCTTCAGGCCATATCTTCCGCCTGTTTCATAAATGAATTGCCACGGTCCGCATGCCTTTGCAGGAGAATAGGCATTGGGGTTAAAGCCACTCTCAATCATGGCCAGATAAACAAGGTCTTCGGGCAACCCCTGTTCTTTTAAAATCTCTTTCATTATCGGAATATAATACCGTGACCTTTTCAGCCAGTTTCCAAAAGTCTTTCTCTTTTCTGTGGTAAAATATTGAATGAAGTATTTTACGGCGTCATTAAAGACAATAGGGATGTCAAAATCTTTGTAATAATCACGATCGATAAGCGATGAAATATCGTCATCATCTTCAGAAAATTGTGTTATGCCTTCTGTTTTACTGTTCCATCTTTTTGCAAACTTAGTCGTCTTTTTTGTACTGTCACTCTTCTTTACCTTAGCTGAATCCGGTGTAGTATCTGTCGGGGAAACAATCTGGCCATCTTGTGGCAGGTTTTCTTTCACTCCAGCGCTTTTAGTGGTTGTGCATCCATTTACAACCAAAAAAAAGAAAAATAAAAAAAGTACAGCAACCTTTCTCATGTTACCTCTGTTATAAGCAAGAAACATACCAAATAGCACATTATTGATAATAGAAGTTAACGTTTTCCCTGTCAACAAAAAAATGATATTTTTGCATTTTATTTCAATATCTTCCCAATCAATCCCCTGTACCCATTGGCAAATTCGAATGCATTCATCCTTTTCTTATTTTGTAATTGAACTTCTCTCGCAATAATAGCGCCATTGCCCGTTTGGACAACAATACCATCTTTTATTGTTTCCAGAATCGTACCCGGCAATTCTTTCCTGCCAGACCCAAAGATTTCCCCATCAAATATCTTTAAAAAAATTCCATCCAATAAGGTATGGGCCGTTGGCCAGAGTACAAAAGCCTTTATCTGTCTTACAATTTCTATGGCGCTTTTACTCCAGTCTACTTTGCCCATCTCTTTAGTAATAATCTGCGTAAAGGTTGCCATTTCATGCCGCTGCTCGACGCCCTCTATCATGCCTTCAATTTCAATAACATCAAGGACCTCAAGGAGTATCCCGGCCGACCTCCGAGAAAGCCTATCTGAAAGTGTAACAAAATTATCTTTCTCAGCAATCATCATGTTTTCCTGGTATATGACATTGCCTGCATCCATCTTTTCGTTCATATCAATGAGGGTAATGCCAGTCTCTTCATCACCCTTCAGAAGTGCCCATTGGATTGGTGAAGGTCCCCTGTACAAGGGAAGTAAAGAAGGGTGAATATTTATTGCACCCGTGGAAGGAATATCCAGAACCCAACGCGGTACAATAAGTCCAAAAGAAGCAACTATGAATAAATCAGGACTGTAATCTTTTAAATGCCGGGCAGCCTCATCCTTGAAGGATATAATCTCTATAAGCGGCAAGCCTAATTCCAGTGCTGTTTTTTTTACTTCATTGTCTTCAAGTAGATATCCCCTTCCTTTTGGCTTCGCCTTTTTTGTAACCACACACGAAACATAAGACGAAACAGATTTCAGCGGAGGAACAGAGAAACTTGAAGATCCGAAAAAGATGATATTCATCTGTCTTTTTTTATGTATTTTTTCTTAAAAAGGTTCCTCTTAACCGGACTCAGATAATCAATGAAAAGAATCCCGTTGAGGTGATCGATCTCATGCTGAAATGCCCTTGCCATGTGGCCATCACATTGCATCTCAAAAGGTATTTTATCAATAGTCATCCCTTTAACAGAAACTTTCCTGGCCCTCTTGATATATTCATAGAACTTTGGAAGGCTTAAGCACCCCTCTTCTGCAATTTCTTCTTCCTCACTTCCAACTATAACAGGATTTATAATAACAATTGCCTTATTGCCTATATCGCCTATATCGCCTCTTTTCTTTTTATCACTTTCTTCCTCTAACACAATAAGCCTTACAGGCGCACCGACTTGATTTGCAGCAAGACCTGCGCCATGGGAAAGACGCATCGTCTCAATCATATCTTCGGCAAGTTTTATTGTTTGAGCATTTATATCATCAACGGGTTTTGCAATCTTTCTAAGCACCGGATCCGGATATGTTCTGATTTCGAGCAAAGCCATTAAATATTAATAAAACAAATTACGACTCCAGTCAATAACCTGTTTTAAATTATTGACTACTTAATAAATATAGTGGTAATGTAGAAAACATGTTTGGTCTTGGATTTCCAGAGCTTATCGTTATTCTTATTATTGTTATCCTCATCTTCGGGGCCGGTAGGATCTCCGAAATCGGCGGGGCGTTGGGAAAAGGTATAAAGAGCTTTAAAAAATCAGTCAAAGAACCCGATGAGATAGATGTCACCCCATCGAAAAATGATAAGGATAAAGAAAAACCAGCTTAATAGTCGTCGTGGATCATAAAATATTCATCGGTATCGGATCCAATATCGGCAACAGCCGGGAAAATTGTCTCACAAGCATTAAAAACATCTCAAAAGATGGCAGAGCAACGTGCATCTCCTCCTCTTCTCTCTACCTTACATCACCTGTTTCAGAAGTCGAGCAGGGAAACTTTATTAATTGTGCGATCTCCCTGGAATGGGAAGGCACACCACTTGAATTACTGAGTCTGTTGCAAAGGGTTGAGACAACCATGGGGAAAACAAGAGAAATAAAAAATGGACCGCGCATTATCGATCTGGACATATTATTATTCTCAGACCTTATATTGAGCAATCCATCCCTCATTATACCCCATCCGGAATTGCATAAAAGAAAATTTGCCATTATTCCTTGCCTCGAAATAGAACCGGAGATTGTTCACCCTTTATATAAAAAACCGCTTAAAAACTTTCTCTGTGAAATAGAGGAAGAACAAATGTGCAAAAAGTTGCAGCTTGATATTTGAACACCTTACACGTTATATTGACATATAAAAGCAAGTACCTGTAAAAGAAAAGAGGATGAAACTTTGTTGCCTCTTCAGGATATTGTGACTATTTATAAAAAAATTGAAAGGAGCAAATAATCATGCCAGAAGTTGATACATCTGAAAAGGAAAAACAGTTTTATGTGGACATTCCAGCCAAAAGTGAACCTTTCTTTTTGAAAGGCTGTAACAACGTAGACTGGGGGATGAAAAACCGTCTATCCAGAATATTTAATCCCGAGTCAGGCAAGACAGTCATGCTGGCAATTGACCACGGATATTTTCAAGGCCCGACTACAGGTCTGGAGCGTGTAGATGTCACTATCCTGCCGCTTTTACCATATGCAGATACCTTGATGCTTACACGGGGTATCCTCCGGACAATTATCCCCCCTACCCTTGGCAGGGGAATAGTCCTGAGATCAAGCGGGGGGCCAAGCATTCTTAATGAACTTTCAAACGAGCAGATTGCCATAGATATAGACGAAGCTATTCGTTTAAATGTGGCAGCTATGGCTGTCCAGGTCTTTATCGGCGGTGAATTCGAAACTCAATCTGTGCACAACATGACCCGTCTTGTAGATATGGGTAACCGCTATGGTATCCCTGTGCTGGGCGTTACAGCGGTGGGGAAAGAAATGGCCAGGGATGCCAAATATATGCGGCTGGCTTCGCGAATCATTGCAGAGCTTGGTGTCACTTATGTGAAAACATATTATGTAGAGGAAGGGTTTGACACGGTAGTAGCCGCCTGCCCGGTACCTATTGTTATTGCAGGAGGCAAAAAACTTCCGGAGCTTGATGCCCTGACAATGGCTTACAATGCTATTCAGGATGGAGCAGCCGGGGTGGACATGGGTCGTAATATTTTTCAATCTGAATCACCTGTTGCCATGATTAAGGCGTTAAGAAAGGTCGTTCATGAAGGAATAAAGCCAAAAGACGCGTATGATTTCTTTATGACAGAAAAGAATGAGACAAAGCAGGGGTAGCTTAAGTATGCGCGTAGGAATGTATTACAACAACAGCAGGGTAGAAGTAGAGGAACTGCCGGTCCCCGGGGTTGGCAAAAGAGACATTCTCATTAAGGTTATGGCATGCGGCATATGCGGCAGCGATGTTCTGGAATGGTACCGCATTAAAAAGGCGCCCCTGGTTCTTGGCCATGAAGTTACCGGTGAGATAGTTGAAGCCGGAGAAGAGGTGACAAAATTCAAAAGAGGGGACAGGGTATTTACCACACATCATGTTCCCTGCGATGAATGTCACTGGTGCTTGACGGGTCATCAGACCGCATGCCAGGTTTTCCAGACAAAGAATAATTTTAACCCGGGTGGATTTTCTGAATACTTAAGGGTCTCCGGGAAAAGCATTGATACCGGAACTATTCTTCTGCCTGACGGAATGTCCTACGAGCAGGGATCATTTATTGAACCGTTAGGAACAGTAATCAGAGGGCTAAGAGCTGTCAACCTGAAACCTGGCGATACCCTGTTGGTTCTTGGCTGCGGAATTGCAGGCTTGCTCATGATTAAACTGGCCCGTATTCTGGGTGCCGGGAGGATTATCGCAACAGATATAGATGATTATAGACTGGAAGCAGCAAAAAGATTCGGTGCTGAAAAAACGATCCGGGCTGACAGAGATATACCGGGTTCGATAAAAGAGACAAATAACGGCCGTCTGGCTGACAAGGTCATAGTGTGCGCAGGGGTACTGTCTGCTGCTTTGCAGGCATTGGAATCGGTTGACCGGGGTGGAACTGTTTTATTTTTTGCAGTACCGAACCCGGGAGAAACACTCAATATAGATTTCAATCCTTTCTGGAGAAATGATATAAGCCTTAAAACCTGTTACGGGGCTGCCCCGCTTGATAATGTACAGGCCATGGAGCTCATCAGGGCCGGGAATGTTGATGTTAAAGATATGGTTACACACAGATTCAGCCTGGAAGAAATTGCAAAAGGATTTAAGGCTGCCGGTGAAGGCAAAAACTGTTTGAAGGTTATCATAAAACCACACAACGCATAACAGATTATAAAAGAACATAATGCAAGAATTAAAAATAGAACATTTCGGGATAAGCGTTACTGATATTAAAGAATCAACCAACTGGTATCAGGATGTCTTCGGATTTGAAGAAGTCAAGGAGTTTGAAAAACCCGACCTGCAGATTAAGGGGGCGGTCATGAAGAGAGGAGATCTCTCTCTGGAAATTCTGCAGCCCTATGCTGTTAAAAAATGTCCTTCTGAAGATGGCCCTCTGGTCACCCGGTTGCAAAGAATTGGAGCTAATCATTTGACTTGCACAGATGAAGGATTAAAACCTGAAGCTTTCATTCGTGCCATTTACTCTATGGCGGGCATACAGTATGGCACGCTTCTGCCAGTTCCTTGAAAAAGGTTAAAAAAGCTTCCGGTTCTTCATGAGACTGACAAGCATCTTCCCACCTCTTTACGAGCGCACTGCCCACCACAAAACCGTCTACATGGTTTGCGTATTCACGTATTATATCGGGTGCTGATATACCGAAACCGAGCACAAGGGGCAATTTGATCCTGCTTCTGATCTCATCTATCTTGTCTTTTATGCCTTCCGGCAGGGTATTCCTCTCCCCTGTAACACCGGTAACGGAAACAAAGTAAATAAAGCCTCTTCCGATACGTTTTATCACTTGAATACGCCTTCTGTCCGTTACAGGGGTTGCAAGAAAAATCGAAACGATCCCTTGTTCCCAGAGCAGGTCAACAAAGGTCTTCGCCTCCTCAGGGGGAAGATCAACAGTAAGTACAGCGTCAACCCCTGCTGCCCTTGCGTCTTTTGCGAACGCTTCAATCCCGTAAGCCCAGAAAGGGTTATAATACCCCATGAGTACTATCGACGCTGAATAACGTTCCTTAAAATCCCTTACCGTCTGAAGGACCTTTTTCAGGGTAGTCCCGCTTTTAAGCGCCCTTTCCGTAGCCCTCTGGATTACGGGTCCATCGGCCATGGGGTCGGAAAACGGGACGCCAAGCTCAATGATATCTGCGCCGTTGTCTGCAAATATCGCCAGGGCTTCCAAGGTCTTTGTAATATCCGGGTCACCTGCGGTAATGTATGGTATGAACGCCTTTTTGCCGGTTATTTTGAGTCCTTCGAATACCTTGGTTATCTTATTGTTATTCATAGTTCTCCTTTTTGGATTTTCGATACCTGGTCTACGTCTTTGTCGCCCCTGCCCGAAAGATTCACAATTACAACCTTTCCCTGAAATTCATCTGCATGCTTTATTACATAGGCTATTGCGTGACTGCTCTCAAGTGCAGGGATAATCCCTTCCTCCCTCGAAAGCAGGCTGAATGCGTCAAGCACTTCGTCATCGGTGGCATAGGCATAGTGAGCCCTTTTGGTGTCTCTCAAAAAGCTGTGCTCAGGCCCCACGCTGGCATAATCAAGCCCCGCGGAAACAGAGTGAGTTAAAAGGATTTGACCGTCGTCATCTTGCAATGCATAGCTTTTCGTGCCCTGAAATATGCCTATCTTCCCTGTTGCAAACCTTGCAGCATGCCTGCCTGTCTCTATGCCGAGACCACCTGCCTCGACACCTATAAGCCTCACATGCTCAAGCTCGATAAAGGGATAGAATATACCCATGGCGTTGCTGCCCCCACCCACACATGCAACAATCGTATCAGGTAACCTCCCCTCTTTTTTCATAATCTGCCTGATGGTTTCTTTTCCTATCACCGAAACAAACTCCTTTACCATTGTAGGATAAGGATGGGGTCCGAAGGCAGTACCGAGGACATAATGCGTATCGCGTACATTTGTCACCCAGTCCCTTAATGCTTCGTTGATTGCATCCTTGAGGGTTCTGCTTCCGCTGGCCACTCCGACTACTTCTGCGCCCAGTATCTCCATACGTATTACGTTCAACGCCTGCCTTTTCATATCTACCGTACCCATATAAACCCTGCATTTAAGACCCAAAAGTGCAGATGCAGTCGCTGTTGCAACACCATGCTGGCCGGCCCCTGTCTCGGCAATAACCCTGTCCTTACCCATCTTTTTTGCAAGGAGCACCTGACCGATAGCATTATTTATCTTATGTGCGCCTGTGTGACAAAGATCTTCCCGTTTCAGATAGAGTCTCATCCCTGTTTTCCTTGAAATGTTTGCGGCAAAGTAAAGGGGCGTTGGCCTGCCGACATATCCGGTAAGGTAATGCATCAACTCTTTGCGGAATGCTCTTGATTTTACATGTTTGAAAAATCCATTTTTCAACTCATTCAGCGCCGGCATGAGTGTCTCCGGTACATAAGCGCCGCCATATTCACCAAAATAACCGTTTGTTTTCATATCATCCTTCCTTTTAACCGGGCTCGCACCGCCCTCTCCCTTCATAGATGTTCAAACGGCTTGAACCCTTTATCTGAACGGTTTTATCGGTTTAAGCAGCTTGAACGGTTTGAACCCTTTCTCCTAATCGGCTTGAACGGTTTAACCTGTGCGCGCCTATCCTTTTAAATATCTCAGCCATCTTATCAGGGTCTTTCTTTCCCGGTTCAGATTCGACACCGGAGGCTATGTCGATCGCATAAGGATTCAGCTTCAGCGCCATATCAATGTTTTCGCTGTTTATCCCGCCCGCAAGCATAAAAGGTCTGCCAAAATCCGCCAGAAGATCCCAGTTAAATTTTACGCCGCCCCCGCCGTGCATATTTTCGTGATAGCTGTCGAGGAGCGGAAACGACTCCGACTTCCGCGCCTCTTCCACATCCTTCTTATCCCGTACTCTGAAGGCCATAATAGTGATACCGGGCGCAAAGTTACCGCATAGGCCCCTGTCGCCGGCGTATACCTGCACCCTGTCCAACCCGCAGTAATTCCTGACCTCCATGACTTTTTCCCATCTTTCATCGACAAAAACACCGCATCTAATAAGGAATGGCGGTAATTTACAGATTATTTTCCTCGCTTCCTCGTGCGGTATGAACCTTTTACTGCCTTTATAAAACACGAAACCTATTGCATCGGCGCCCATTTCTGCCGCGAGCGAAGCATCTGCATAATTTGTTATGCCGCAGATTTTAACAAGCGTATTCATAACTTCCCGCATAACTCCTTTAGTTTTTTACAGGGATCACCTGAAACAATCAGCGAAGTTCCGATAAGGAATCCGCTAACTCCCCGCTCCATGAATGTTTCAATATGTTCACGTCTTTCAATGCCGCTTTCCACTATCACAGGCAAATTCGCAGGAATACCGTTGATCACCTCGTGTGAAACGGCAAGGTCAACCTTCAGCGTTTCAAGGTTTCTATTGTTTATCCCGAGGATAAACCCTTCAAGATCGGCAATCTTTTCATACGTTTTCAGGCTATGGACCTCCAACAGTACATCAATGTCTAACTGTCGGGCAATCTCAAGATATTCCGCTATCTGATGCGCACTCAGCGCCTCGCCTATTAAAAGCACTGCATCGGCACCGGCGGCCTTGGCCTGGTATATATCATACTCGTCAACAACAAAATCCTTCCTCAAAATCGGCAGGTCTGTGATCATTTTTGCCTCTGGAATATAGGCAATCGAGCCGTTAAAATACGTTTCTTCAGTAATGACCGATATTGCCGAAGCCCCGCCTTTTTCGTAATCCATAAGAAGTCCCGGCAAATCCAGGTCGCAGGCGAGCACGCCTTTAGATGGTGATGCCTTCTTCACTTCAGCGATGACCTTCACCTCTTTAGGAAAACGTTGGGAAAATGTTTTGAAAAAAGACCTCTTTTCTATTCCATAAGTCATCTTCTTGAGCTCTTCAAGGGGCATTTTACCCTTCAGTGCTTTAACCAACTCCCTTTTTTCATTTAAAACCTTTTCAAGAAATGTCATATCAATATCCTGTCGTGTCCTTTGAACCGCTTAAACCATTTGAACGGTTCAAGCTATAATCATCCCCTGCCTGCTCCTGCCAGTTCTTCGAGCTTTTTCAATGCCTTCCCTGAGTCTATGACCTCTTCTGCATAGGCTATGCCTTCTTTTATATCCCGCCGGATACCTGCAATATAAAATGCAGCACCGGCATTGATAAGGACTGCCGCCCTTTTCGCCCCGTTTTCTTTGCCTGAAAGAATACCTTTAAGGATTTGCGCATTCTCATGCGCATCCCCTCCCCTTAAATCCTCAATGTTGTATGCCTTGAGTCCAAAGTCCCTAGGATTAATTATGTATTGGCGTATCCCGCCGTCTTTTATCTCCGCCACTTGTGTGTCTGTGGTAACGGATATCTCGTCCATCCCGTCTTTTCCATGGACAATCATAGCCCTTTCCGTGCCGAGTTTTATAAGCACACCGGCAAACACTTCACACAATGTTTCCTTGTATACGCCGAGCAGCAGGTGTCTGGCCGATGCGGGGTTTGTAAGAGGGCCGAGCATGTTGAAGATCGTCCTGATGCCTATCTCTTTTCTGGGACCTACCGCGTGTTTCGTAGATCCGTGGAATACAGGCGCAAACAAAAAGGCTATGCCGATCTCGCTTATATGTTTTGCTACGGCTTCCGGGGGAGCTTCTATATCAATTCCCAGCGCCTCCAGCACATCGGCGCTGCCGCAGCGGCTTGAAACAGACCTGTTCCCGTGCTTTGCAACCGTAGCTCCTCCCGCCGCAACCACAAAAGCGGCAGCAGTGGAGATATTGAAGGTCATCGTACCATCTCCGCCTGTGCCGACTATATCCACTATCACCCTGTTTTGCCCGTTTATATGGTCACTTACCGTTTCTTTGTTTAATGTGATCTTTGCCGCCTTGCTTCTCATTACCTTCACCGCACCCACAACCTCGTCAACGGTTTCGCCTTTCATGCGCAACGCGGTAATAAATGCAGCGATCTGGGCAGGGGTTGTCTTCCCTTCCATAATATCCTCAATGACCTGCGCCATTTCGTGCTCTTCGAGATGAACCAGGTTTACAGCCTTATCAATAGCTTCATTGATCGTCATTTTTGACCCCCGTTTGTTTTTGAAATTGATAAAAAATTATTCAATATATGTTTTCCTTCTATTGTAAGGATGGATTCCGGATGAAACTGCACCCCTTCAAGCATATACGTTTTGTGCCTTATGCCCATGACTTCGCCGCCTTCTGTCCATGCAGAGACCTCAAATACCTCCCGCAAGCCATTCATTTCGACTGCAAGCGAATGATAGCGTGTGGCCTTAAAGGGGTTATCCACGTCGCTCATAATAGTTTTTCCGTCATGAAAGATCCTTGATATCTTTCCGTGCATCAGTTCTTTTGCGTGTACGATCCGGCCCCCGAATGCATAGCCGATAGCCTGATGTCCGAGGCATACGCCGAGTATAGGAATTTTTCCCGCAAAATGCCTTACCACATCAACGGATATACCTGCTTCCCTCGGTGTGCACGGTCCGGGGGATATGACTATCCTATCCGGTAACAGCCTTTCAATCTCTTCCAAATCGATCATGTCGTTCCTGTAAACCGCCACATCTTCTCCGAGCTCGCCGAGATACTGGACGAGGTTGTAGGTAAACGAATCATAATTATCAATCATAAGTAGCATATCAGTCTATAATCTCCTTTAATTCCATTATGGATTTTACCAGGGCCTGTGACTTGTGGATCGTTTCCATGTACTCGTTCTCCGGTACCGAATCGGCCACAATGCCCGCTCCTGCCTGGATATATACCTTGTTTTGTTTTTTAAGCAGTGTTCTTATTGTGATACAGAAATCCATGTTTCCGTTGTAGGCAAAGTAGCCTACACAGCCTGCATAAAATTCCCGTTTATCTTTTTCCAGTTCTTCTATGATCTCCATTGCCCTGATTTTCGGAGCACCCGCTACCGTGCCTGCAGGAAAGGTTGCCCGAAACACGTCGAATGCGTCCATGCCGTCTTTGACCCTCCCTTTGACGGAAGAAACGATATGCATTACATGGGAATACTTTTCTATGCCCATGAATTCAGGCACAGACACACTCCCTGTGACGGCGATCCTGCCCACATCGTTTCTTCCGAGATCGACAAGCATGGTATGCTCAGCCACCTCTTTCTCATCGGAGAGGAGTTCCTTTGCCAGAAGCTCATCTTCATCACGATCTTTGCCCCTTCTTCTTGTCCCTGCTATGGGCCTTACCTCCACCTCCCCGTTCTCGAGCTTTACCAGCG
The sequence above is a segment of the Pseudomonadota bacterium genome. Coding sequences within it:
- a CDS encoding glycosyltransferase family 39 protein, which produces MNNSRSNIRHLLIILLFSYVFFFYGMGEYSLKEPDEGRYAEIPREMIELNDYTVPHLNYVRYFEKPPLFYWAVAASYKLFGVNEWSFRFANAFSAFLCMLSLYIFVRRWFGERAAFLSSIVLISSFGFFSMARIVTIDMFFTLWLSLSLFCFLGYYRERKPLFIYFFYVFLAFATLSKGIVAIILLIVTIIIFLLIEKKTSFIKEMRIIKGIIIYGVIALPWFIAISLKESEFFYFFVIDQHFLRFFTAKHKRTGSLFYFLPVLIGGMFPWSILIPRSIISLWKRSEIRLFLIWSGIVLLFFSVSKSKLPPYILPVFPPLAIVIGCFFDDIWDRVAGITLEAAIYIIIFILFAIAPFLFWNTTVIGWVSQISTEAIYVFQSLKVVLICVSILSAIIVFALFFRRFTTYASLFLILSSFSFLFVSLLMVLNIKTIDSLNSTKGLSNTINRNIHEGDLLINYGAYDQTLPFYTRRNVVIAAYKGELEMGSKYKDAKNIFISEDDFIKLLKSEKRVFSVLKTKRLKRLTEKLPENITIIDYQNERCLIKNR
- a CDS encoding GNAT family N-acetyltransferase, which translates into the protein MSNFYDKLSVRQLRKDDLDAIVEIDTKVLGETRRDYWVTKIIKQAETRPPDASLASEIDGKVVGFILGEVSGWEFKVPNNIGWIDTIGIDPDYQNRGIAKVLANAVITNLKSYGVDTIYTLVNWNDWDLLQFFHAMGFSRGDMINLVLKV
- a CDS encoding LysM peptidoglycan-binding domain-containing protein, which encodes MRKVAVLFLFFFFLVVNGCTTTKSAGVKENLPQDGQIVSPTDTTPDSAKVKKSDSTKKTTKFAKRWNSKTEGITQFSEDDDDISSLIDRDYYKDFDIPIVFNDAVKYFIQYFTTEKRKTFGNWLKRSRYYIPIMKEILKEQGLPEDLVYLAMIESGFNPNAYSPAKACGPWQFIYETGGRYGLKVNYWIDERRDPEKSTVAATKYLRDLFNQFGCWYLAAAGYNSGEKRVERAMEKHNTNDFWEIVKYNTLPRETREYIPKLIAAAIIAKDPEKFGFGAISYDQPIRFTQVKVPAGSPLTAIAKSASLDTSTLRSINPEILRGITPPDIDCYEVKLPLTVDRNEFNRNLEVALSSDKKITGYSTYKVKKGDTLARILKKFKMSYEDMQLVNYAEGDMKIKPGMVVSIPRFNGQPVKEAIAQKSERPSKQTEKQATAQKHVKVVNQTSIEKTEKQEKQEKQEKFEAKTYHVVKKGETLSSISTKYGIGISNLRAANNLKNNKVYPNMKLKLVSYSHKKEKPSVKVHVVKKGETLSSISTKYGIDISSLRTANNLKNDKVYPQMKLKIVESKG
- the fmt gene encoding methionyl-tRNA formyltransferase; the protein is MNIIFFGSSSFSVPPLKSVSSYVSCVVTKKAKPKGRGYLLEDNEVKKTALELGLPLIEIISFKDEAARHLKDYSPDLFIVASFGLIVPRWVLDIPSTGAINIHPSLLPLYRGPSPIQWALLKGDEETGITLIDMNEKMDAGNVIYQENMMIAEKDNFVTLSDRLSRRSAGILLEVLDVIEIEGMIEGVEQRHEMATFTQIITKEMGKVDWSKSAIEIVRQIKAFVLWPTAHTLLDGIFLKIFDGEIFGSGRKELPGTILETIKDGIVVQTGNGAIIAREVQLQNKKRMNAFEFANGYRGLIGKILK
- the def gene encoding peptide deformylase encodes the protein MALLEIRTYPDPVLRKIAKPVDDINAQTIKLAEDMIETMRLSHGAGLAANQVGAPVRLIVLEEESDKKKRGDIGDIGNKAIVIINPVIVGSEEEEIAEEGCLSLPKFYEYIKRARKVSVKGMTIDKIPFEMQCDGHMARAFQHEIDHLNGILFIDYLSPVKRNLFKKKYIKKDR
- a CDS encoding twin-arginine translocase TatA/TatE family subunit; translated protein: MFGLGFPELIVILIIVILIFGAGRISEIGGALGKGIKSFKKSVKEPDEIDVTPSKNDKDKEKPA